One genomic window of Spirochaetota bacterium includes the following:
- the rsmG gene encoding 16S rRNA (guanine(527)-N(7))-methyltransferase RsmG — protein sequence MLALSVEIEEKLKNFAYLIFEYNKIINITGLKDVDSIYNQLIVESILPLKNINVPRGTSFIDIGTGAGIPGIPLLLYFGTNINGVLVDSNNKKIKFIEKAIGVLGLAHSTMVIQGRVEEMAHENQYRDKFDFAVARAFAHPYMALEYGLPFVKIAGWLYIYYASKLYSTNYKENAIISKNNSRMTNNINTLHDHKVANLSQRNVKALVEYLEKHSHALCGHVATFEEAMNKGIDEGFLFIKDGPTPLQYPRKYAIVKREVDKIRG from the coding sequence ATGCTGGCATTATCAGTAGAAATAGAAGAAAAACTAAAAAACTTTGCCTATTTGATATTTGAATATAATAAAATAATAAATATTACCGGGTTAAAAGATGTCGATTCAATTTATAATCAGCTTATTGTTGAAAGTATTTTGCCACTTAAAAATATCAATGTTCCACGTGGAACATCCTTTATTGACATAGGCACAGGAGCGGGAATTCCAGGCATTCCATTGTTATTATATTTTGGCACGAACATCAATGGTGTATTGGTTGATTCAAATAATAAAAAGATTAAATTTATTGAGAAAGCAATAGGTGTTCTTGGTCTTGCCCACAGTACTATGGTTATACAGGGCAGAGTAGAGGAAATGGCACATGAAAATCAATATAGGGACAAGTTTGATTTTGCAGTAGCCAGGGCTTTTGCGCATCCGTATATGGCACTTGAATATGGATTGCCCTTTGTCAAAATAGCAGGTTGGTTGTATATATATTACGCTTCAAAGTTATATTCTACAAATTATAAAGAAAATGCAATAATAAGCAAAAACAATAGCAGAATGACGAATAATATTAATACATTGCACGATCATAAAGTAGCTAATTTATCACAAAGAAATGTAAAAGCACTTGTAGAGTATTTGGAAAAGCATTCCCATGCTCTATGTGGACATGTGGCAACTTTTGAAGAAGCTATGAATAAGGGCATTGATGAAGGTTTTCTTTTTATCAAGGATGGGCCAACACCGTTACAATATCCAAGAAAGTATGCTATAGTCAAAAGGGAGGTTGATAAGATAAGAGGGTAA
- a CDS encoding N-6 DNA methylase encodes MKNKFDSYITHNIHYIDYCIGQLKKDIIANQESSNFIQTILEYLLFNREIPLPLSEQGKLACNDLLKVIQKWDIIQYGDIAGYIYQQLKDTDDKKKRGQYFTPPAIVQYMVHNALQHYDNPYTMRILDPACGSGQFLIYIFQYLLTLYKHLGIPENESTNIICHTNLYGYDIDPIACMIAQWNIQKISGRKTNIFHKDTLTSGDLFNRQYNSMLFDVIIGNPPWGAYFTKEQKQYFKQHYISALSGINSFTLFIEKSLSLLRNHGILSFLIPEAYLNIKAHQKSRELVLSLSVIKEIVQWGDCFKGVYAPAISLTIQKEPCKDVRKKNIVHIKHGKSLINLAKNTAHLIPQHMYSESYQNIFSINYSRKAVALLEHIQSLSYITLKDRVKFFLGIVTGNNEHHISNTRDSLHPDPIIVGKDVEKFRITFSGHYFKYNVATLQQVAEKSCYLTPNKIVYKFIGKHLTFAVDPHGFYTLNNVNGFIPLSPDLDPDILTAILNSRLLQYIYDTQFFTVKVLRGNLEKLPIKIINSSNKNMLKNLSLTLREETNEHKRKLLMDSIDDIIYHEYHISDIVAHHINDTMEHFNSIA; translated from the coding sequence ATGAAAAACAAATTTGATTCTTATATTACTCATAACATTCATTATATCGATTACTGCATAGGGCAACTAAAAAAAGATATTATTGCAAACCAAGAGTCATCCAATTTCATTCAAACAATACTTGAATATTTACTTTTTAATAGAGAAATTCCATTACCATTATCTGAACAAGGAAAATTAGCATGCAATGATCTTTTAAAGGTAATCCAAAAATGGGACATAATACAATATGGCGATATTGCTGGCTATATTTATCAACAGCTAAAAGATACAGATGACAAAAAAAAGAGAGGACAGTATTTTACACCACCTGCAATTGTTCAGTATATGGTACACAATGCACTTCAGCACTATGATAATCCATATACTATGAGGATTTTAGATCCTGCATGTGGTTCAGGCCAGTTTTTAATATATATCTTTCAATATTTATTAACATTATACAAACACCTTGGCATACCTGAAAATGAATCTACCAATATTATTTGTCATACCAATCTGTATGGTTATGATATAGACCCTATAGCCTGTATGATTGCTCAGTGGAATATACAAAAGATATCAGGAAGAAAAACTAACATATTTCATAAAGACACCCTTACATCCGGCGATCTTTTTAATAGACAATACAATTCTATGCTATTTGATGTTATTATTGGTAATCCACCATGGGGTGCATATTTTACTAAAGAGCAAAAACAATATTTCAAACAGCATTATATTTCAGCTTTAAGTGGTATTAACAGTTTTACACTATTTATTGAAAAGTCATTGTCTTTATTACGAAATCATGGGATATTATCATTTCTTATTCCAGAAGCATATCTCAATATCAAAGCGCATCAGAAATCAAGAGAACTAGTACTATCGCTTTCGGTGATTAAGGAAATAGTACAATGGGGAGATTGTTTTAAAGGAGTATATGCACCGGCGATATCATTAACAATTCAAAAAGAGCCGTGCAAAGATGTTCGTAAGAAAAATATTGTACATATAAAACACGGGAAATCTTTAATAAATCTTGCTAAAAATACCGCTCACCTAATACCACAACATATGTATAGTGAATCATATCAAAATATATTTTCAATTAATTATTCACGAAAAGCTGTTGCCTTATTAGAACATATTCAGTCCCTTTCATACATTACACTAAAAGACAGAGTAAAATTTTTTCTTGGAATTGTTACTGGAAACAATGAACACCACATAAGCAATACCAGAGATAGTTTGCATCCAGACCCAATAATTGTAGGCAAAGATGTCGAAAAATTTCGAATTACTTTTAGTGGTCATTATTTCAAGTACAATGTGGCTACATTACAACAGGTTGCCGAAAAGAGTTGTTACCTAACTCCCAATAAAATAGTATACAAATTTATTGGCAAGCATCTTACGTTTGCTGTAGACCCTCATGGATTTTATACTTTGAATAATGTTAATGGATTTATCCCTCTTAGCCCAGATTTGGATCCGGATATTCTTACTGCAATCTTAAACTCACGCCTTCTTCAATATATCTATGATACTCAATTTTTTACTGTAAAAGTGTTACGCGGGAATCTTGAAAAATTACCTATAAAAATAATTAATTCATCTAATAAAAACATGTTAAAAAATTTATCCCTAACACTAAGGGAAGAAACAAATGAGCATAAAAGGAAACTATTAATGGACTCAATTGATGATATTATTTATCATGAATACCATATCAGTGATATTGTTGCTCATCATATTAACGATACAATGGAACATTTCAATTCAATTGCATAA
- the hypA gene encoding hydrogenase maturation nickel metallochaperone HypA yields the protein MHELSIMSNVLDIVIQHASRNGATKVTKIHLLVGELSDYIPEWMQTYFDFVSKDTIAEKAELVVETVKASLACDDCGNTFNFNKNDWQFSCPQCSSPNVTIISGRELTVKSIEIEG from the coding sequence ATGCATGAATTATCAATTATGTCTAATGTTCTTGATATCGTAATACAGCATGCATCACGAAATGGTGCAACGAAGGTAACAAAAATTCATCTTCTGGTAGGGGAACTATCTGATTATATTCCAGAGTGGATGCAAACATATTTTGATTTTGTCAGTAAAGATACTATTGCAGAAAAAGCAGAACTTGTTGTTGAAACGGTGAAGGCATCGCTTGCATGTGATGATTGTGGGAATACATTCAATTTCAATAAAAATGATTGGCAATTCAGTTGCCCACAATGTTCTTCACCAAATGTGACCATTATTTCAGGGAGGGAACTTACAGTAAAAAGCATAGAAATAGAGGGATAA
- a CDS encoding MogA/MoaB family molybdenum cofactor biosynthesis protein: MITIAIVVVSDRSYNKEREDLSGKAIEKWAHSRGYDVVEYIIVPDEREMIARTLRDLCAKNINCILTTGGTGFAHRDVTPEATSDVIERYAPGFTEAMRQESLKITKHAMLSRAIAGIRGSSIIINLPGSPKAVVENLEVIQDALPHAVKLLQGQVKDCAHE; the protein is encoded by the coding sequence ATGATTACTATAGCAATAGTTGTTGTAAGTGATAGGTCGTACAATAAAGAGCGTGAGGATCTTTCAGGGAAGGCTATTGAGAAGTGGGCACATAGCAGAGGGTATGATGTTGTAGAATATATCATTGTGCCAGATGAGCGCGAGATGATCGCACGCACCTTGCGAGACCTGTGTGCAAAAAATATTAATTGTATTCTCACTACAGGAGGAACAGGATTTGCTCATCGAGACGTTACACCTGAGGCAACTTCAGATGTTATTGAACGATATGCTCCAGGCTTTACTGAAGCAATGCGACAGGAATCACTTAAAATCACAAAACATGCAATGTTGTCACGGGCAATTGCAGGGATTAGAGGCTCATCAATTATTATTAATTTACCGGGTAGTCCAAAAGCTGTTGTAGAAAATCTTGAAGTTATCCAGGATGCGCTGCCTCATGCTGTGAAACTTTTGCAGGGGCAGGTTAAAGATTGCGCTCATGAATAA
- a CDS encoding FHA domain-containing protein, translated as MNTKQKDILAIFCLFLILPVIVTAKPIITIDSIDVTSFPAINIKGIINKPESTDIGAVTKEHFTVLEDGTKVKNFELKTSIADSYIAVCVDSSKSISKKNFLKLKKIALNVISKSPEHYKFILYKFNDEVVKLGSFLENRYYYHETIETIQQHGKRTKLFNCLFTATEELARYEGKRSIILLTDGRDEGSFMLPDDIISNAREHSIPIYTIVPERCSKAAVVSRLSKITKGKLLVADAGIEHTVLNLLQGGKSSVIPFEIIFTSKKHDSAIHSIEVQFKYKTIQDNDTVHVKYAIARNTYSLTDELPFVVLAGIVVLLIMALVIVILIFINKWREIVELITMHRIPKPIQRYYSVLYEKDEMTKKEADTLLLATSPEYSYTNAWLVEKSGPETGKKFPLIWDEVTIGRDKENTIVINDDAVSLKHAKIKKIGNTYYLFDCASDNGTFLNNKKLLRPKPLSDWDEIQIGRTTILFRGTKIKH; from the coding sequence ATGAATACAAAACAAAAGGATATTTTAGCTATTTTTTGTTTGTTTTTAATTTTGCCTGTTATTGTGACTGCAAAGCCAATTATTACGATTGATAGCATCGATGTAACTTCATTTCCAGCGATTAATATAAAAGGTATTATCAACAAACCAGAAAGCACTGATATTGGTGCAGTAACAAAAGAACATTTTACAGTTCTAGAGGATGGCACAAAAGTTAAGAATTTTGAATTAAAAACTTCTATAGCAGATAGTTATATTGCTGTTTGTGTAGATTCAAGTAAAAGTATATCCAAGAAAAATTTTTTAAAACTTAAAAAAATAGCATTGAACGTAATCAGTAAAAGCCCTGAACACTATAAGTTTATTCTGTATAAATTTAATGATGAGGTTGTAAAATTAGGTTCTTTTTTAGAAAATAGATACTATTATCATGAAACTATTGAAACAATACAGCAGCATGGTAAGCGCACAAAATTGTTCAACTGCTTGTTTACAGCTACAGAGGAACTAGCGCGTTATGAGGGGAAAAGATCCATTATACTGCTGACCGATGGGAGGGATGAAGGCAGTTTTATGTTACCAGATGACATTATCAGCAATGCCCGTGAACATTCTATCCCTATATATACAATTGTACCAGAGCGCTGTTCAAAGGCTGCGGTTGTTAGCCGGTTAAGCAAAATTACAAAAGGGAAGCTTCTTGTTGCTGATGCAGGGATAGAACATACTGTACTTAATTTGCTTCAGGGAGGAAAGTCATCCGTTATCCCATTTGAGATTATTTTCACATCCAAAAAACATGATAGTGCAATACATTCCATTGAAGTACAATTCAAATATAAAACTATTCAGGATAATGATACTGTACACGTAAAGTACGCAATAGCACGTAATACCTATTCACTTACTGATGAGCTTCCCTTTGTGGTACTTGCTGGGATTGTAGTGCTATTGATCATGGCGCTTGTTATAGTTATATTGATATTTATAAATAAATGGAGAGAGATAGTTGAGCTCATCACCATGCATAGGATACCAAAACCAATTCAGCGTTATTATTCCGTACTGTATGAAAAAGATGAAATGACAAAAAAAGAAGCAGATACATTACTTTTGGCAACATCTCCTGAATACAGTTATACAAATGCTTGGCTTGTTGAAAAAAGTGGCCCTGAAACAGGGAAAAAATTTCCTCTAATATGGGATGAAGTAACAATTGGGCGCGATAAGGAGAATACTATAGTAATTAATGATGATGCAGTATCCCTGAAACATGCAAAAATAAAAAAAATTGGAAATACATATTATCTTTTTGACTGTGCAAGCGATAATGGTACCTTTTTGAATAACAAGAAGTTATTGCGTCCCAAACCTCTCTCAGACTGGGATGAAATACAGATAGGAAGAACAACGATATTGTTCCGTGGAACAAAGATAAAACATTAA
- a CDS encoding radical SAM protein — protein sequence MSLKVLLVSPPVFDFYYSFHRSEPLGLLYIREALLRYDWLTVDMFDARCNSTTKMIPTPHIFDYLKHIYVKDTSWFSLLYGFKRYGYSFETISKFVKEHAYDVVCISSLFSAYHHDVELLVKKIKEETGAIVIVGGWAVWAEKTVIENGSADFYISGDGDVILPEILREIDSNNTSRLPKLITTKNSEYNEFFVNSFPSRRHWYTYYGARIANIICSKGCVYRCDFCSIHCRYRYYQRNFESIEKELEYLYAHGVKIVNFEDDNFLFHKGFALQLLSLLKYYHKKGMHFLCMNGVTAFNLHSVLDDALNAGFLEFNLSLVSSQNTVVAQHHRPDVKEIIKTIAKHSAGKVKVVVYLIAGLPGSTVETCVEDILFLAKLPVLIGFSPLYMLPGLELFDAIGLPKDRRLCRGSALYYFGDNFSREDIAALWKLCRFINRVKNPATIDAGEMKEHSDFYKKSCREKVWYFRDSQGMWHEGFQFNVTLPQSFKVYDIQGNEMLIL from the coding sequence ATGTCCCTAAAAGTACTTCTGGTATCACCTCCGGTATTTGATTTTTATTATAGCTTTCACCGTTCTGAACCCCTTGGGCTTTTGTATATTAGGGAAGCTTTGTTGAGGTATGATTGGCTTACGGTAGATATGTTTGATGCACGGTGTAACAGCACCACAAAAATGATACCTACCCCACACATATTTGATTATCTGAAACATATCTATGTTAAGGATACTTCATGGTTTAGTCTTCTTTATGGCTTTAAACGATATGGTTATTCATTTGAAACAATATCAAAATTTGTTAAGGAACATGCGTATGATGTAGTATGCATTTCTTCTCTTTTCTCGGCATATCACCATGATGTTGAGTTACTGGTTAAAAAAATTAAAGAAGAAACCGGGGCGATAGTTATTGTGGGAGGATGGGCTGTATGGGCAGAAAAAACGGTAATTGAAAATGGCAGTGCTGATTTTTATATAAGTGGAGATGGAGATGTGATACTGCCTGAGATACTGCGTGAGATAGATAGCAATAATACATCTAGGTTGCCTAAACTGATTACTACTAAGAATTCAGAATATAACGAATTCTTTGTAAATAGCTTCCCCTCTCGTAGGCACTGGTATACCTACTATGGTGCACGAATAGCAAATATCATCTGTAGCAAAGGGTGTGTGTATCGTTGTGATTTTTGTTCAATACATTGTCGGTATCGTTACTATCAGCGGAATTTTGAATCAATAGAAAAAGAATTAGAATATCTGTATGCACACGGAGTGAAAATAGTCAATTTTGAGGATGACAATTTTTTATTCCACAAAGGATTTGCATTACAGTTGCTATCGCTTTTGAAATATTACCATAAAAAAGGAATGCATTTTTTATGTATGAATGGCGTAACCGCTTTCAATCTTCATTCAGTTTTGGATGATGCTCTTAATGCTGGATTTTTAGAATTTAACCTTTCCCTGGTTTCTTCGCAAAATACAGTAGTTGCTCAACATCACAGGCCTGATGTAAAAGAAATAATCAAAACTATTGCAAAACATTCTGCGGGGAAAGTAAAAGTGGTTGTGTATCTCATAGCGGGGCTACCGGGTTCTACTGTTGAAACCTGTGTTGAGGATATCCTTTTTTTAGCAAAGCTACCTGTTTTAATAGGATTTTCGCCTTTATATATGCTTCCCGGGCTTGAATTATTTGATGCTATTGGTTTACCCAAAGACCGAAGATTATGCAGAGGCAGTGCCCTGTATTATTTTGGAGATAATTTTAGTCGTGAGGATATTGCGGCATTGTGGAAACTATGCCGTTTTATAAATAGGGTGAAGAATCCAGCAACAATTGATGCAGGTGAGATGAAAGAGCATAGTGATTTTTATAAAAAATCCTGTAGAGAAAAGGTATGGTATTTTCGAGATAGCCAAGGTATGTGGCATGAAGGCTTTCAATTTAATGTAACCTTACCCCAAAGTTTTAAGGTATATGATATACAGGGTAATGAAATGCTTATTTTATAA
- a CDS encoding DNA methyltransferase produces the protein MLKPPLSIQTTTLWNYPSQHYGNTQQGDQNYPGATPSYVIWNLLMRYTNKGDLVVDPMCGSGTTIDVCKDIGRKCLGYDIHPYRKDIIKADARKLPLENNKADFVFIDPPYGDNITYSNEALCIGKLKATEQDYFIAMEEVIKEIHRILKPKRYMGLYVCDYFNKKDGFVPIGFHLFLLLLKYFSAIDIIAVVRHNKTLQMGKYHKAAQEGNFFLRGFNYLFIMYKK, from the coding sequence CCTTTATCTATTCAAACCACAACGCTATGGAATTACCCTTCACAGCATTATGGTAATACACAGCAGGGGGATCAGAACTACCCTGGCGCTACACCATCATATGTTATCTGGAATTTACTTATGCGCTATACCAATAAAGGCGATCTTGTAGTCGATCCTATGTGTGGCAGCGGCACCACCATTGACGTCTGCAAAGATATTGGCAGAAAATGTCTGGGCTATGATATTCATCCCTACCGAAAAGATATAATAAAAGCAGATGCACGGAAATTGCCCCTTGAAAATAACAAAGCAGACTTTGTCTTTATTGACCCTCCCTACGGCGACAACATCACCTACTCCAATGAAGCATTATGTATAGGCAAATTAAAGGCCACAGAACAAGATTATTTCATAGCCATGGAGGAAGTAATTAAGGAGATTCATAGAATATTAAAACCAAAGCGGTATATGGGATTGTATGTGTGCGATTACTTTAATAAAAAAGACGGGTTTGTTCCCATTGGTTTCCATCTGTTTTTACTACTGCTTAAATATTTTTCTGCCATTGATATTATTGCAGTAGTGCGCCATAACAAAACATTGCAGATGGGCAAGTACCACAAAGCTGCCCAAGAAGGTAATTTCTTCTTAAGAGGATTTAATTATCTTTTTATAATGTATAAAAAGTAA